A stretch of Arachis hypogaea cultivar Tifrunner chromosome 15, arahy.Tifrunner.gnm2.J5K5, whole genome shotgun sequence DNA encodes these proteins:
- the LOC112749675 gene encoding homeobox protein BEL1 homolog, with product MARAVCEEKSREMVSSSGGFCYSGTTMEGLVGDPADMFNNLTSGMDMVGFSKNVEQQSDSNNPHMWKALFGKQGPSNRSINNDSSSASFYQQQQVDDDSSWQENRLVVDDSSLRCVFPCEGNERPSQGLSLSLSSTNPSSIGLQSFELRQTTHPHPHPQSQPYYAYQNFANNNNKAAASSSSTSAYQGHLMLKNSKYLVPAQDLLNEFCSLAIKHKSNNNNHQHWEDHDSSKKPSPTSIEFVELQKRKTKLLSMLEEVDRRYKNYRIQMKAVVSSFEAVAGNGAATVYTALAQKAMSKYFRNLKDAIMGQIQATRKAMGEKDPVAPGTTKGETPRLKIIDQALRQQRAFQQMSMMETHPWRPQRGLPERSVSVLRAWLFEHFLHPYPSDVDKHILARQTGLSRSQVSNWFINARVRLWKPMVEEMYMEELKEQENMMASSEGADDPDLHLPSSRSEDQKPSVVVGMESDQCASSSMLNNNIKNDPKSSHNNPEEECLGRVMDTFGSVELDFSSYTQQQQQQQGFNGVSLTLGLQQHGGSGVSLAFPPPPVSSHHSSLFYATTRDQIMDSCPPSSSSIVHHYSLVDGEPQNLPYRNLMGAQLLHDLAG from the exons ATGGCTCGAGCAGTGTGCGAAGAGAAATCGAGGGAGATGGTGTCATCATCAGGTGGTTTCTGTTACTCGGGGACGACGATGGAAGGGTTGGTGGGGGACCCTGCAGACATGTTCAACAACCTCACCAGTGGCATGGACATGGTAGGGTTTTCGAAGAATGTTGAGCAGCAGAGTGATAGCAACAACCCTCACATGTGGAAGGCTTTGTTTGGGAAACAAGGGCCTTCCAATAGGAGCATCAACAACGATTCTTCTTCAGCCTCCTTCTACCAACAGcaacaggttgatgatgattcatcgTGGCAGGAGAACAGGTTGGTGGTGGACGATTCATCTCTGAGGTGTGTGTTCCCATGTGAAGGAAACGAGAGGCCAAGTCAAGGTCTCTCGCTCTCTCTAAGTTCAACTAATCCCTCATCCATTGGCTTGCAATCTTTTGAGCTCAGACAAACCACTCACCCTCACCCTCACCCTCAGTCTCAGCCTTATTATGCATATCAAAAttttgctaataataataataaagctgCAGCTTCCTCCTCATCTACTAGTGCTTATCAAGGACACTTGATGCTCAAGAACTCCAAGTACTTGGTTCCAGCACAGGACCTTCTCAACGAGTTTTGTAGCCTGGCCATAAAGCACAAgtccaacaacaacaaccaccaacaCTGGGAAGATCACGATTCCTCAAAGAAGCCTTCTCCTACCTCTATTGAATTCGTCGAGCTGCAAAAGCGAAAGACCAAACTGCTTTCCATGCTCGAAGAG GTTGACAGGAGATACAAGAACTACCGGATTCAGATGAAGGCGGTGGTGTCTTCCTTTGAGGCGGTGGCTGGGAACGGTGCTGCCACGGTTTACACGGCTTTGGCACAGAAAGCCATGTCTAAATATTTCAGGAACTTGAAGGATGCCATAATGGGGCAGATTCAGGCGACAAGAAAGGCCATGGGAGAGAAAGATCCAGTTGCACCAGGCACCACCAAGGGTGAAACCCCGAGGCTGAAGATCATTGACCAAGCTTTGAGGCAGCAAAGGGCATTCCAGCAAATGAGCATGATGGAAACTCATCCATGGAGACCTCAGCGTGGCCTTCCCGAGCGCTCCGTTTCTGTTCTTCGTGCTTGGCTCTTTGAGCATTTCCTCCATCC TTACCCAAGCGACGTTGATAAACATATTCTAGCCCGCCAAACTGGCCTATCAAGAAGCCAG GTTTCAAACTGGTTTATCAACGCAAGGGTTCGTCTGTGGAAGCCAATGGTGGAGGAAATGTACATGGAGGAATTGAAGGAACAAGAAAACATGATGGCTTCTTCGGAGGGTGCTGATGACCCGGACCTCCACCTGCCATCATCACGGTCGGAGGATCAGAAGCCAAGCGTAGTGGTTGGAATGGAGTCCGATCAGTGTGCGTCATCATCCATGCTCAACAACAACATAAAAAACGACCCAAAGAGCAGCCATAATAATCCGGAAGAAGAATGCTTGGGGAGAGTGATGGACACATTTGGATCGGTAGAGCTTGATTTCTCTTCATACacacagcagcagcagcaacagcagGGTTTCAATGGGGTTTCTTTGACTCTAGGGTTACAACAGCACGGTGGAAGCGGGGTGAGCCTGGCGTTCCCTCCTCCTCCGGTGAGCAGTCATCATAGCTCGCTCTTCTACGCAACAACCAGGGATCAGATAATGGACAGCTGTCCACCCTCATCGTCATCTATAGTTCATCACTACTCTCTTGTTGATGGCGAACCACAAAATCTTCCTTACAGGAATCTCATGGGTGCACAGTTGCTTCATGACCTCGCtggctaa